CCGGTAGTTGACGATCCCGACCCCGGAGGCGGCGGCGAGAACGTCGGCGTTGGTGGCTCCGTCCCCGCCTTGGGAGGGCGGCGATCCGTAGGCGGTCGCAAAGGAGAAGGGGCTCGCGTAAGGGGCAGTCCTGATCGACTCCTTGCACCCCTGATACTTCCCCGGCGCCTCCTGGGCGTGGGCGATGAGGAGGACCTTCGAGGCCCAGTCTCCTGTCCTGGCGCCGGTCTCATAGGCGAGGATCTTCGCCACCTGCTGGCCGACCTCGGCGTCGTTCTTCGCCGTTATCCTGCCGACGGCCACCTCGGGGTAGAGGTCGACCCCCGCGACGCAAGCATACCAGTAGTCGCTGGGGATCGTCATCCCCGGAAAGTAGGAGCTGAAGGAGGAGGAGGGGTCCCAGTTCGGCCTCCAGGGGAGCCTTCCGATATCGCCGACCAGGAGGAGGTACTCCAGCTCGGGATGGGCGGCGTAGACGCTCGCCACCACCTCCTTCACCGCCTCCGCCGACGGCGTGCTGGAGGACGGAAAGTAGCAGGAGAGGACGGGAACCCCCGCCGCCTCCCGCCGCTCCAGGAGGGGGCGTATGCTCTCATAGCTGCTCTGGCCCTCATGCCTGATCGAGAGGTACTTCACCATCTCGGGACTCTCCGCCCCGTCGATCCCCACCCCCGGGGGGAGGTCCGCCTCCCCCCCAGCGGGCTCGGGGCCCCTCGCCTCGAGGTCCAGAAGGTGGTAGTTGGATATCACCTCCCGGTAGATCCTCGCAAACTTCGGCTCCGCCGTCTCTTTTGCCAGGACCCCCCCCTCGTAGTCGAGCCGGACGAGAATCCTGTCGTAGACCCTCAGCTCTCCCGTCGCCGGGTTGAAGGCCACGGGGTTTGCCTGGAGCTCCACCACCACCAGGTCCCGCCAGATCCCGGGGGGCCCCACCTCCACCAGCTCCTCGGGGTAGAACCCGTCCCGGGAGTAGAACTCCTCGTCGATCAGGAGCCCTCGATATCCTGAGAGGCCGTCCACCTCCGGCGGCTGGAAGGGACGGACCCTGAACCCCGGGTATGTCGAGGAGGAGGCCTCGAGGACGGTGGCGCGGACCGCCGCCCCCGCCGGGACCGCCACCATCGCCCTTACGACGGGAAGCTCGGGCCGTCCCACTTCGGTCGTCGTTCCCCTCTCCGGGATCGAGAGGACCGAGAAGGCCTCGCTCCCGGCAGCCCTCTCCTCTGCCCTCACCCCCCGGAGGAGGAACTCGACGACCGTCCCGGAGGCGTCCGAGCTGGAGACGAGGACCTCGGCCCCCACCTCTGGGCCGTTGAGGATCCGGCCGCCCCCACCTTCCTCCTCTCCGGCCCCGCCTCCAGCTTCTGAAAGGCCGGGCGCCGACGCCATGAGGTCCGGGGGAAGCTCCGCATCCCCTCGAAGAAGATGGGGCCCCTCCGGGGAGGCCAATGCTGCGGCCCAGAGCGGCATAGACGCCACAGCGATAATAACTGGGATCAACTCCTTCACCTGCTACCCCTCCATCGAAGGTATAATCAGCCATCTGGTAAGATAAATAACCCACCCACCCGGGCCGGCTCTGGGGCCTCTTCTCCCTGTAGCCCGGCTTTTACATCCTCATAGTACAGATAGATTTATTATAATTTCACATTAAGGTCAAAATATTGGACAAAACAGAAAAAGCTATATCCCCGGCTCTCCCGAGATGATCTCATGGGCGAATATCTGCTCAGGTGCCCCCGCTGCGGAAGACCGCAGCCCCCTAGCGCCCTCGACTGCGCAAATGACGACTCCCTCCTCCGAACCGAGTACGTCGCAAAGAGGCTCACCCTCCGGGAGGACCTGCCGGGGCTCTGGAAGTTCATCGACTGGCTCCCCGTAAAGGGGCCCCTCCGGGGGTCGGGAGAGAAGCCCGTCACCTTCAGGAGCCAGGTCCTCGCCCGGGAGCTGGGCCTCTCGCGCCTCTACATCAGCTTCAGCGGCTACTGGCCCGAGCGCGAAGCGAGGATGGCCACCTGCAGCTTCAAGGACCTGGAAGCTCCGCCGACGGTGGAGAGGCTGATGGAGCGAAAAGAAGGTCAGGCCCTCGTCGTCGCCTCGGCGGGGAACACCGCCCGGGCCTTCGCCCAGGCCGCCTCGGCCGCCGGCCTCCCCCTCGTCCTCGTCGTCCCCACCTCGGGGGAGAGCCGCCTCTGGACGACGGTCCCTCCTTCGGAGTCGATATGCGTCGTATCGGTGAAGGGGGACTACACCGAGGCGATCGACCTCGCCGCAAGGCTGGCCGGAGAGGCCGGGTTCGTCGGCGAGGGGGGGGCTAGGAACGTCGCCCGGAGGGACGGGATGGGGGTCGTCGTCCTCGACGCCGCCCTCGCCATGGGCGCCCTTCCGGACCACTACTTCCAGGCGGTCGGGAGCGGGACTGGGGGGATCGCCGCCTGGGAGGCCTCCTTGCGGCTGATCGGGGACGGCCGCTTCGGCTCCTCCCTCCCTCGGCTCCACCTCGCCCAGAACTCCCCCTGCGCCCCCCTCTACGCCGCCTGGACCGGCTCGGCAGCGCCCCAGGGCTCCTGCCCCGGCGGGATGTACGACGACGTCCTCTACAACCGAAAGCCCCCCTACGCCGTCCCCGGGGGGGTCAGAGACGCCCTGGAGGGGACGGCTGGCACCGTCTGCGCCATCTCCAACGGGGAGGCTTCCCTCGCCCGGCAGCTCTTCGAGGAGGGGGAGGGGATCGACATCCTGCCGGCGGCGGCCGTCGCCGTCGCCGCCCTCCAGCGGGCCGCAGCCTCCGGTTCAGTGAAAAAGGATGACCTCATCCTCCTCAACATCACCGGGGGTGGAGTCTCCCGGGTCCGGGAGGAGCTGGAGATCTTCACGCTCAAATCCGATATCGAGGCCGATCCCTCGGCCCTCTCATCCGCATCCGATAAAAGCCTCGTCGCCGAGATCGAGGAGATCCTGGGAAGGAGGGCACCTCGATGACCTTCGACCGGGCCTGCAGCCTCACCATCCTCGGCGGCCTCGACAAGGAGAGAAGGCCCGACCGAGTGGAGAGGCTCGAGATGCGCCGGGGCGAGATCATCGGGATCGTCGGGCCGACGGGCTCGGGAAAGAGCTCCCTCATCGCCGACATCGAGCAGTTCGCCAAAGGAGACACCCCCTCGGGGAGGAGGATCCTCATCGATGGGTGCGAGCCGAAGGCCGAGATGAGGTCCGACCCCCGAAGGAAGCTGATAGCCCAGCTCTCCCAGAACATGCACTTCCTCGCCGACATGACCGTGGGGGATTTTCTGAGGATGCACGCCAAGAGCCGGGGGAGGCCCCCGCAGGTGGCAGGTCGGGTGATAGAGCTCGCCAACACCCTCACCGGGGAGCCGGTCCATCCGGACCAGCATCTGACGATCTTGAGCGGGGGGCAGTCGAGGGCGCTGATGGCCGCCGACATCGCCGTCATCAGCGATTCGCCGATCGTCCTCATCGACGAGATCGAGAACGCCGGGATCAAGAAGAGGGAGGCGCTGGAGCTCCTCTCCGGGGAGGGGAAGATCGTCGTCGTCGTCACCCACGACCCGATGCTCGCCCTCATGACCTCCCGGCGGGTCGTGATGAAGAACGGCGGGATGGTGAGGGTGATCGAGACGACGGCCGGAGAGCAGAAGGTCTGCGAGGACCTGGCGAAGGTCGACGACTGGCTGATGGACCTGCGGGAATCGATCCGGCGGGGCGAGGTGGTGGGGGCCGCCCTTTGAAGATGGTGGTGGTGGCCGGAACCCCCGGCTCGGGGAAGACCTCCGTCCTCATCCACGCCGCGAGGTCCCTCCAGCAGATGGGGGTGAGGCCGGCGGTAGTCAAGATCGACTGCCTCTGGACCGAGGACGACGCGAGGTTTCGCCGCCTCGGCGTCCCCGTCGCCGTCGGCCTCGCCAAGGACATGTGCCCCGACCACTACTCGATCTACAACGTCGACGAGATGCTGGACTGGGCGAAGGAAGAGGGGGCCGACGTCCTCCTCAACGAGACGGCGGGCCTCTGCCTCCGGTGCGCCCCCTACCCCGACTCCGCCCTGGCGGTCTGCGTCCTCGACGTCACCTCTGGCCCCAACGCCCCCCTGAAGGTGGGGCCTCTCCTGACGACGGCGGACGTCGTAGTGGCGACGAAGGGGGACATGGTATCCCAGGCCGAGAGGGAGGTCTTCCGGGAGAGGGTCCTGGAGGCGAACCCCGCTTGCAGGATCGTCGAGGCGAACGGCCTCTCCGGCAAGGGGGCGGCGGAGCTGGCGGAGCTGATCAGGGAAGGCCCCGAGGTCGGCGAGAAGATGCTACTGCGGCACAACCCGCCCCTGGCCATCTGTACCCTCTGCACCGGGGAGCTCCGGGTATCGAAGGAGCATCACCGGGGTGTCCTCCGCCACCTGGACGGGTTCATGGAGTACTCAGGGGAGTAGAGGTCTGGTGAGTAGAGGGCTGAAATTCCCGGCTGACGATCATCGACGAGTCAAGCGGATGGAGCAAGCGAGATGAAGGAGATCGAACGGCTTCTGCCCGGCTACAACTGCGGAGAGTGCGGGTTCAAGAGCTGCCGGGAGTTCGCAAGAGCCCTGCTGAAGGGCACCGATCGGGGACGGGAGATCGAGATCGAACTCTGCCCTCACCTCGGCCTGGAGAAGCACCGGGAAAAGAGGGCCGAAATAGAGGAGACCCTTCCCCGGCTCCGAAGGCTGCTGGCCGAGGGGCGAGGAGGCGAAGAGGGAGAGGCCGAGATCCGGGGGGTGATCGACGGCCTCGCCGCGGACTTCTCCCTGGCGCCGCTCCCCGGCGAGCCCTCCTGTCGCGAGGACGTCCACCCCTTCGACCGGGATCTGGAGTTCGAGGTCGGCGACGTCCTCCGCTACCGCCCCCTCGGCTGCCCCGTCACCCATTTCGGAAAGGTCGTTAAGATCGATCACGGC
The sequence above is drawn from the Methanothrix harundinacea 6Ac genome and encodes:
- a CDS encoding C25 family cysteine peptidase → MKELIPVIIAVASMPLWAAALASPEGPHLLRGDAELPPDLMASAPGLSEAGGGAGEEEGGGGRILNGPEVGAEVLVSSSDASGTVVEFLLRGVRAEERAAGSEAFSVLSIPERGTTTEVGRPELPVVRAMVAVPAGAAVRATVLEASSSTYPGFRVRPFQPPEVDGLSGYRGLLIDEEFYSRDGFYPEELVEVGPPGIWRDLVVVELQANPVAFNPATGELRVYDRILVRLDYEGGVLAKETAEPKFARIYREVISNYHLLDLEARGPEPAGGEADLPPGVGIDGAESPEMVKYLSIRHEGQSSYESIRPLLERREAAGVPVLSCYFPSSSTPSAEAVKEVVASVYAAHPELEYLLLVGDIGRLPWRPNWDPSSSFSSYFPGMTIPSDYWYACVAGVDLYPEVAVGRITAKNDAEVGQQVAKILAYETGARTGDWASKVLLIAHAQEAPGKYQGCKESIRTAPYASPFSFATAYGSPPSQGGDGATNADVLAAASGVGIVNYRGHGSYTSWGPGWNYAGEEFGTSEAHAMAGVAFPAVLSIACYNAALDQAGDCLAEAFVKDDGSAAAFLGASRPSWTEPNHDFDRYLFNAMGNGGISDLGWVVNDAKVKVMAKYGATSYAADNVKMFLLLGDPALGVGPPSPNAPPETPGRPAGPASGRTGTAYSYSTSSSDPDGDRVKYTYDWGDGTFSETEFFDSGATVSLAHRWEAAGTRAVRVKAEDLEAASGWSEPLEVTVSPGTRRGSGVWRSPDF
- a CDS encoding cysteate synthase, producing the protein MGEYLLRCPRCGRPQPPSALDCANDDSLLRTEYVAKRLTLREDLPGLWKFIDWLPVKGPLRGSGEKPVTFRSQVLARELGLSRLYISFSGYWPEREARMATCSFKDLEAPPTVERLMERKEGQALVVASAGNTARAFAQAASAAGLPLVLVVPTSGESRLWTTVPPSESICVVSVKGDYTEAIDLAARLAGEAGFVGEGGARNVARRDGMGVVVLDAALAMGALPDHYFQAVGSGTGGIAAWEASLRLIGDGRFGSSLPRLHLAQNSPCAPLYAAWTGSAAPQGSCPGGMYDDVLYNRKPPYAVPGGVRDALEGTAGTVCAISNGEASLARQLFEEGEGIDILPAAAVAVAALQRAAASGSVKKDDLILLNITGGGVSRVREELEIFTLKSDIEADPSALSSASDKSLVAEIEEILGRRAPR
- a CDS encoding ATP-binding cassette domain-containing protein — encoded protein: MTFDRACSLTILGGLDKERRPDRVERLEMRRGEIIGIVGPTGSGKSSLIADIEQFAKGDTPSGRRILIDGCEPKAEMRSDPRRKLIAQLSQNMHFLADMTVGDFLRMHAKSRGRPPQVAGRVIELANTLTGEPVHPDQHLTILSGGQSRALMAADIAVISDSPIVLIDEIENAGIKKREALELLSGEGKIVVVVTHDPMLALMTSRRVVMKNGGMVRVIETTAGEQKVCEDLAKVDDWLMDLRESIRRGEVVGAAL
- a CDS encoding GTP-binding protein, with product MKMVVVAGTPGSGKTSVLIHAARSLQQMGVRPAVVKIDCLWTEDDARFRRLGVPVAVGLAKDMCPDHYSIYNVDEMLDWAKEEGADVLLNETAGLCLRCAPYPDSALAVCVLDVTSGPNAPLKVGPLLTTADVVVATKGDMVSQAEREVFRERVLEANPACRIVEANGLSGKGAAELAELIREGPEVGEKMLLRHNPPLAICTLCTGELRVSKEHHRGVLRHLDGFMEYSGE
- a CDS encoding (Fe-S)-binding protein; amino-acid sequence: MKEIERLLPGYNCGECGFKSCREFARALLKGTDRGREIEIELCPHLGLEKHREKRAEIEETLPRLRRLLAEGRGGEEGEAEIRGVIDGLAADFSLAPLPGEPSCREDVHPFDRDLEFEVGDVLRYRPLGCPVTHFGKVVKIDHGLVTVHVVGPRHLLGDRDFAPLDVGVSLVAAFEGVVLRGRVPGVGETVRFLPDHCMMQKVHSGVIVHSEGRMVRIEGIDLKVW